In Beijerinckia indica subsp. indica ATCC 9039, the genomic window AAAAGAATAAGTCCGTTTGTGTAACGTATAATTCTATGATATCGAATCGTATGGAAGTAATTCGATTAGAATTATTCTAAGTCCAAAAGAATACGCAAGAGTCAAAGAATACCCGAGAGTCGTGGGGCTCTTGGTTGCATGCGCGAAAGCTTGGTTGGCACGTGCGGATGCACGGCGCGGGCCGGCTTCGAGCATTCCCGACGGTCGCGCCTCCGACCGTTGGCATAGCCTGAAGGAGTAGGCCGCAATGAAACGGGACGAGTTCGAGATTTTTGAGGGAAGCGCGGCAAATACTCCGGCGACAGAACTTTACATCAAGGCCAAGGCGCGTCCGCCGCTCAAGAACGCGGTTGTCGGGCTTGCCTCGCTCATGCTCGGCGGTGGCGCCGCGACCGCCCAGGAGAGCACGAATCTCGCGCTTGAACAGATCGAGGTTGAAGCCGGCAATGCCAGCAACAACGGCAGCGCCTACAATCCCCGCTCCACGGGGCTCGACCGTCTGCCGGAGCCGATCCTCGATACGGCGCAGAGCATCAATGTCATTCCGCAGCAATTGCTGCGCGATCAGCAGACGACAACCATGGTCGAGGCCTTGCGCAATGTGCCGGGCATTTCGATCAATAGCGCGGAGGGCGGCACGCAGGGCGACAATATCAACATTCGCGGATTTTCGGCGCGCAATGACATCTATCGTGATGGTATCCGTGAGCCTGCCTGGTATTCGCGCGATTCCTTCAGCGTCGAAAATATCGATGTGTATAAAGGTCCGTCCTCGTTCATCTTCGGTCGCGGCTCGACGGGTGGCGTCATCAATGTCGTGAGCAAATTGCCGGTTTTCACAAATTTCACGGATTTTTCACTGTCCGGCAATACGGCGCCGGGCGTGCGTTCGACGATTGACGTCAACAGAACCTTTGGTGACATTGCGGCGCGTATTATCATTCTCGGCACCGATTGGGATACGGCGGGACGTAATTTCATCGGGACCAAACGTGTCGGTGCGGCCCCTTCGATTGCTTTTCGGTTCACCGAGCAAACGAAGTTGACGCTCTCCTACATCTATCAACATGATGATAATGTGCCTGATTATGGCATTCCGATCGTTCCGGGGTCCATCTTCGGCACGTCTTATGGCAAACCCGCGCCGGTTTCGAGAGGGACCTATTACGGGCAGCAGACGCCGGGCTTCAACGATACCGAAAAGGTCGATGCGCATATCGTCACCGCTAAGCTGGAGCATGAATTCAACAAGGATTGGATGCTCACCAATGGGACGCGCTTTTCCAATGTCGATCGGTTCCTGCGTGCCCGCGCGCCTCAATGGGTGGCTTCCACCTCAGCTATTTACGCGCAGCCCGTCGGTGGAACGGCTCTGACCTCGCTCGCGGGTGTGCCGATCGGCAGTCTCTATTCGATCGACAATAATCATTTTCAAAATCATACGATCAATAGCATGATCAGCAATCTGACCAATGTTGTCGGACATGAGGAGACTTGGGGACTCAAACATACAATCCAGATGGGCCTCGATCTCAGTAAGGAAGATCGCTACAATGCGAGGCAGGCGACGAATAACACGACAGCGGCCACGACCAACCAGCGCATCAATCTTCTCTATCCAGACCCTTATCCATTTGGCAATAATTTCGGGCCGAATACAACTTTGACACGCACTGAGGCGCGTGACATTGGTATGTATGTGTCCGATCAGGTCAAGTTTAATGATTATTTCGAACTGAAGGGCGGCTTCCGCTATGATTTCTACAAGGCTTGGCAATTTACCGCCAATAGCAGCCGGGCGGATGGATCGCTGAGCCAGAATGGCACCACTCCATTCAATCTTTCATCCACCAATAATTTTGCAAGCTGGAATGGCTCCGCCCTGTTCCATCCGGCTCCCAATGCCACGCTTTATTATAGCTTTGGCACATCGGTAAATCCGCTTGCGGAATATACAACCATCACCAATGGTGGACAGAATCTCGGCGCGACAACGAATGAATCGCATGAGGTCGGTGCCAAGATTGATCTCTTCGACAGCCGGTTGAGCCTGACCGGCGCTGCATTCATGATCACCCAGAACAATGCCGTCGAAACGATCGATGCCACGACCAGCCCGCCCACCGTGGCGCTTGTTGGTAAAACCAGGGTCAAGGGGATCGAAGTTGGTGCCACCGGTGAAGTGACACCTGGATGGAATGTCTTTGCTGGCTATACTTATCTCGATGGCCGGCTTCTCCAGAGCCAACAATATGCGAACTTTGTCGGTAATGTCGTTCAGAATGTGCCGCGCAATCAGGCGTCCTTCTCGACAACCTATCAAGTGACGCCTGACTGGAAAATTGGCACCAGCGTGTATTTCGTGGATTCACGCTGGACGAATGTCCAACATGCGGGATGGGTGCCGAGTTATTGGCGTTGGGACTTGATGACGAGCTATCAGGTTACCGAGAATTTCTCGCTGCAAGCCAATCTCTTCAACGTGCTCAACACGACCAATTATGAATCGATCGCCGGCGCTGGCTTTGCCGTGCCAGGGGTTGGACGGTCTCTCCAGTTGACGGCAAGACTGCACTGGTAAGTTTTGCTCACCCAGGGAAATCCTTGTCGAGGACATCCCTGGGAAAAGCCGTACTATGGCGTTGCCTTCTGGTTTTCTCGCGTAGAGAGTCTGGGGGGCCGTCCAGCCGGTAGGTTTGCTGCAGCCATTCGATCATCGCCCTGGCCGAGCGTAAGACCTGATTATCGACACGCGGCCGTACCGCTGCCAAGGTCCAATTCGCTTCATACTCAGCCTCGTCCCGTGAGGATGGGTTCTGTCCCAAATTCTCGCGCCCGCATGGATCGCGTCCAACCGGCTCTCGCCATTGCACGAGAATTTCGGTTACATGTTCAAAACCTTTGATCTGTTTCAGAGAGTGCAGGCAAATACGCTGCAAGGCGGCATGCGAGCATGTATCTCGCGACATGACCCGTTCCTTTTACGGCATCAATCATCGCACCAGAAAGTGGAGCCCACTTTTGGATCAATGGGATGCGTTATGGAGCCTTAGGGCGTCACTCAAGCCTTTCGCTTAAGGAGTGACGCCCCCGACGGGGCGAACGAATGGGGAGACAATGTGGAAGAGCGAAGCTCTTCAGGCGCGGCGATGCATCGCCCAACCGAGAAGGTAGCCGAGAGCGCCAGCAAGCAACAAAGCCTCAAAGGGTTGAGTGCCCACGCGCTTGCCGAGCTGTTCGACGCCATGCTTATAGATTTCCTGACCTTTTTCGACGGTCTCGGAAACGGAGTCCGGCACTTGCGCGCTAGCATCCTGCACGCTTTCCTTGATGCGGCCATAAAGGTCTTGAACCTTGCCGCTCGCCTGATCGATCAGGCCTTGCGCTTCCGCATCCCGATCGCCAGTAATTTCGCCAAACTTAGTCTCGGCCTTGCCGGTAAAACCGCGCGCCGCGCCTTCGATCTCATGAAGATTCATGGTCTTTCCTTCCATCATCAGACGCTAGTGACTCGTCTGGCAAACGCCTGATGGAAGCATCCGTTCCGATAAAGCCGTATGGAAACGTTGTCGCGGGTTTGGCGACAGCGGAAGGGTGGCGGGTAAGCAAGATGGCCGGGAAAAAGCCCGAATTCAAAGTTTGCGTAATTCCACCGTTTCGATGTGGTGGCTCGGTCCCTTGGTCAGGATGAGATTGGCGCGGGCTCTCGTCGGGAATAGATTTTCCCGCAGATTGGCGAGATTGATGCGGCGCCAGATGTCGCGCGCCGCGGCTTCCGCCGCGCTGTCATCAATATCGGCGTATTTTTTGAAATAGGAACGCGGATCGCGGAAAGCGGTCTCGCGCAGCCGCATGAAGCGGGCGACATACCAACGTTCGAGATCATCTTCGTCGGCATGCAGATAGATGGAGAAATCGAAGAAATCCGAAACGAAGGGAATTGCCATGCCGTCCTTGTTCGGACGATTGGGCAACAAAACGTTGAGACCCTCCACAATCAAAATATCGGGACGGTCGACGGTGACACTTTCGCCCGGCATGATGTCATAGGAAATATGCGAATAGACCGGCGCGCGAACATTGCGCTTGCCCGCTTTGATATCGGAAAGAAAACACAAAAGCGCGGTGCCGTCATAGCTTTCGGGAAAGCCTTTCTTATCCATTAAGTCTTCGCGCTGAAGAATGTGATTGGGATAGAGAAAGCCGTCCGTGGTGATGAGCTGCACCTTGGGCGTGTTGGGCCAGCGCAGGAGCAAGGCCTGCATGACGCGCGAGAGCGTCGATTTGCCGGCGGCAACCGATCCCGCGACACCGATAATATAGGGCACTTTCCCGTCACCGGCGCCGAGAAAGCGCTGGGTCGCTTTGAAGAGGCCCTGTGTCGCGGCGACATAAAGCGCCAGCAATCGCGAGAGCGGCAGATAGATCGCGATGACTTCTTCGAGCGAGATCGGATCGTCGATCGAGCGCAATCGCGCGAGATCATCGAGTGTCAAGGTCAGCGGCGTGTCAGCGCGTAACCTTGCCCATTGCTCACGGGTGAAGCGATGGTAGGGAGAAAGCGGTGAAAGGTTAAGCTCGTCCTCTCCCGCCGCGTCGATCCGGGGCAATTGGCTAGTGAGCACGCGAGGCCTTTTCTTCATGCCCCGAACGGCTGGTCCGCCGCCCGAGTTCATCCAAGACATCTTGCAAGGATATGTCTCGTAGATGCAAGACGACCAAAAGGTGGTAAAGCAAATCTGCGGTTTCCGCGGTGAGCGCGGCGCGGTCCGTACCGAGCGCTGCGATCACCACTTCGACCGCTTCCTCGCCGAGTTTTTTGGCGGCACGGGGAGGTCCCCCTTCGAGGAGGGATTTGGTATAGGACGATTCCGCTGTCGCCTTGGCACGATCGGCAATGACGGCCGCGAGATCTTCGAGTGTAAAACGTTTCATCCTGTCATCCGGTTGCAGCAGGCGATACAGGAGGCGATGGAGCCGGGAACGGACCAGGCGGCATGGCCGCGCCGGTGTCGAGGCGCATCGGTAGACCATGCTGCGCCATGTAATGTTTGGCCTCGGCGATGGTGAATGTGCCGAAATGGAAGATCGAGGCCGCGAGGACGGCTTGGGCGCCCCCTTGAGCAATGCCCTCGACCAGATGATCGAGCGTGCCGACACCGCCCGAGGCAATGACCGGAATCGATACGGCAGAGCTGACCGCCCGGGTGAGAGCAAGATCGAAACCCGCCTTGGTGCCGTCGCGATCCATCGACGTCAGGAGGATTTCGCCGGCGCCGCGCTCAGCGACATCCCGCGCATAGGTGATGGCATCGATTCCTGTCGGCTTGCGGCCGCCATGGGTAAAGATTTCCCAGGCGCCGGGACGTACTTCCTTCGCGTCAATGGCGACGACGACACATTGGCTGCCGAATTTTTCCGCCGCGCGGCGCACGAAATCGCGATCCGTCACCGCCGCCGACATGATCGAAACCTTGTCCGCGCCGGCGAGGAGGAGCTTGCGGATATCATCCTCGGTCCGGACGCCGCCGCCGACCGTCAGCGGCATGAAGCAGGCGGCGGCCGTCCGTTCGACGACATCGAGGAGAATGCCGCGATCCTCATGGCTCGCGGTAATGTCGAGGAAGCAGAGTTCATCGGCACCGGCGGCATCATAGGCGATGGCGCATTGCACTGGATCGCCGGCATCGCGCAGATCGACAAAATTGACGCCTTTGACGACACGGCCGTCTTTCACGTCGAGACAGGGAATGACGCGGGCCTTGAGCATGGGGGGACCCTTCAGCGGCTCGAAGGGAAGAAGGAAGGGCAGGCTTGCCGCCCTGTCATCAATGCGCTTTCCATCCCGGCTGGCCCCATTCGCAGTCTTGCTCGCGCATCTCAAGAGCGCGCATGATGAGCGAGAAAAGCAATGCCTTTTCGATCATCATTTTGGCTGTATTCTATTCGGCTCTGCTCTGTAACAGTAAATTTTCCCTGGCGCAAATATCATCGGCTTTACGATTTTCCCGTGACGAAAGTGACTGTAATCAAGGGGGTGACGCATGATAAGGATTTCCTCTCGGCGCACCGTCCTTTAAAGCATGTTGAAATCACGCCGAATTGCACGGCGTTTTGAGGTTTTCAGCTTCCTGCCAGCCACAGGTCTTTTGATGAGCAAGGGGTCTTGCCGCGATGCGGGATCGCTGGCGTTGAGGAGGCCTGCTGAAGAGAACGACGAGTGATCATGCGCTATTTTCGAGGGTCGCTTCTGTTCACGATCCTCTGCCTTTTTCTCGCAGGATGGCTCGGCTGGTCTCTTACCGGCACGATCAGCGGTGTTTTGTCGACGCTCTGGATCGCGCTGGTCTTGGGTGTTCTGGAAATTTCGCTCTCTTTCGATAATGCCATTGTCAATGCGACCGTATTGCGTGGCTTGGATCCCGTTTGGCGGCGGCGTTTTTTGATCTGGGGCATATTGATCGCCGTCGTCGGTATGCGCATCCTCTTCCCGCTGATGATTGTCGCCATCGCCGCTCATATCGGGCCGCTCGACGCTCTCTTTCTCGCCATTCTCGAGCCGCGTCATTACGAGCAGATCATCACCGACGTCCATATTACCATCTCGGGTTTCGGCGGTGCCTTTCTCGCGATGGTGAGCCTTAAATTCTTCTTTGATTCCTCCAAACGAGTGCATTGGATTGGCCTTTTCGAAAAAAGGCTGGCCCGGCTCGGCGATCTCGACGCGATCACTCATACGATCGTGCTGCTGGCGCTCTATGCTGTGTCCCGCCTGCTGGCGCCCGAGGACGCCGCCGAACTGATTGTCGCGGGCATATTCGGGCTCGTGACCTTCGTGGGTGTCGAGGTGATCGGCAACGTGCTCGGTGGGCCAGGAGGGAGAACGGGCGAGGTGGCGCGCGTTGGATTGAGCGGCTTTCTCTATCTGGAGGTGCTCGACGCGTCCTTTTCCTTCGACGGGGTGGTCGGCGCCTTCGCGCTGACGAACAATCTGTTTGTGATTGCTCTTGGACTTGGCATTGGCGCCATGTTCGTCCGCTCGATGACGGTGATGCTGGTCGATCGTGGCACCTTGTCCGAATATCGCTATCTGGAACATGGCGCCTTCTACGCCATTCTCGCGCTCGCGGGCGTGATGCTCTTGTCCGCCCGTTATGACATCCCTGAGGTGGTGACTGGCCTGATCAGCGCCTGCCTCATCGGCTTGTCGCTGCTCGGATCAATTCTCTACAACCGAAAACGATCCGCGATCGAGCCCCCGCCCACGCAGTGATACCAAGGGTCGTAAAGAACGACCTTTGGTTCCTTTCTTGAATTTTCACTATCGCTTTGAAAAAGCGAAAATTCAAGAGCGGTCCAACGGTCATTTATTATGACCGTTGGTATGAGAAAGCCGATCCTTCCTCAATCGATTGGCCCGCTGCGGAGCCGTTTGGTTTCTCCACGCCTCACTTTGGAATCGACGCGTTGTCTTTTCGCGGAAAGACTCGGCCTGGTTTTGATCCGTGGTTTCGGTTTTTTCCCCGCCGCGCCAATCAGATCGAGCAAGCGCGTTTGCGCATCCTGGCGGTTGAGTTCCTGGGAACGGAAATTCTGCGCGAAAATCACGAGAATTCCATCCTTGGTTATCCGGCTGCCGGACAAGAGGGAGAGCCGCTCTTTGACCGTTTCGTCGAGGGATGGAGAATTGTAAACATCAAAGCGTAATTGGACCGCGCTTTCGACCTTGTTGACATTCTGTCCTCCCGGTCCGCTCGCCCGCGCGAAGGAGAAGAGCAGTTCGGCCTCGTCGATGGACAAGCGCGGGTTGATGAAAAGGCGAGGCATTGGATCTCATTCCATGATCCGTGATGCTCTGATGTTTCAGTCCTTGCGTAACAGCGCGAGGGCCTTGGCGGGATCGATGCGCCCGTCATACAGGGCGCGACCGCTGATCGCGCCGGCCAGGATCGCGCAATCGGGCGCGGTGAGCCGTTCGATATCGGCGAGCGAGGCGAGACCGCCCGAGGCGATAACAGGAATATGAACAGCCTTGGCGAGAGCCAGTGTCGCGTCAATGTTGAGGCCGGTTAGGCCACCATCGCGGGCAATATCGGTATAGATCAGCGCGGCGACGCCGGCATCCTCGAATTTTTTGCCGAGTTCGACGGCCGAGAGTTGCGCGGTCTTGGCCCAGCCCTCGACCGCGACGAAACCATCCTTCGCATCGATGCCGACAGCAATCTTGCCCGGGAAACGCGCCGCGGCGCGGCGCACCAGATCAGGATCGCGCACCGCCGCCGTGCCGATGATAACGCGGGCAATGCCCTTGCCGAGCCAGGCCTCGATCGTCGCCTCGTCACGAATGCCGCCGCCGAGCTGCACAGACATTTTGACACGCGCGAGGATGGCGTCGACGGCCGCCGCATTCATCGGCTTGCCGGCGAAAGCGCCGTCGAGATCGACGACATGGAGGGCGGTAAAACCCTGGGCCTCGAAAGCTGCCGCCTGGGCGGCGGGATCATCGTTGAAGATCGTGGCCTTTTGCATGTCGCCTTGCAGAAGACGCACGCAGTGGCCTTCCTTCAGATCGATCGCCGGATAGAGGATCATGGGTGCCATTTCAAAAAATTGCTGATCAGGGCCAGGCCGAGTGTCTGGCTCTTTTCGGGATGGAATTGCGTGCCGGCGATATTGGCCTCGCCGATCATGGCGGTGACCGGCCCGCCGTAATCGGTCGTGGCGATAAGGTCCGCTTCCCGCTGGGGCCGGAAGGCATAGGAATGGACGAAATAGGCATGCAGCCCCTCAGCCCCAAGCGGAATGCCGGCCAGCAGAGGATGCGGGCGTAAGGCCGTCAGCGTGTTCCATCCCATATGCGGGATTTTCAGGCTCTTGTCGGTGGGCTCCAACGCCGCCACCTCGCCCTTGATCCAATCGAGACCGGCCGTGGTTTCATGTTCGAGCCCGCGCGTTGCCAGCAATTGCATCCCGACGCAAATGCCGAGAAACGGCTTGCCCTCGCGCCGCACCGCGTGCTCCATGGCCTCGATCATGCCGGGGACGGCATTCAGGCCGCGCCGGCAATCGGCAAAAGCGCCAACGCCTGGCAGGACGATGCGGTCGGCCAGGGCCACTGCCTCGGGATCATGGGTGACGGCGATCGTTCCGGCATAGCCCGTCTCGCTCGCTGCCCGTTCGAAGGCCTTATGGGCCGAATGCAGATTGCCCGATCCATAATCGACGATGGCGACGCCGAGGCGTGACGCGGCTGTTTTTGCTTCGTTCACTGGCGCCGCCCTCGTGACGGAAACAGCCCGAGAAGATCGCGTCCGGTTTCTCCCTGATGGGCCAGGG contains:
- a CDS encoding CsbD family protein: MNLHEIEGAARGFTGKAETKFGEITGDRDAEAQGLIDQASGKVQDLYGRIKESVQDASAQVPDSVSETVEKGQEIYKHGVEQLGKRVGTQPFEALLLAGALGYLLGWAMHRRA
- the coaA gene encoding type I pantothenate kinase; this encodes MLTSQLPRIDAAGEDELNLSPLSPYHRFTREQWARLRADTPLTLTLDDLARLRSIDDPISLEEVIAIYLPLSRLLALYVAATQGLFKATQRFLGAGDGKVPYIIGVAGSVAAGKSTLSRVMQALLLRWPNTPKVQLITTDGFLYPNHILQREDLMDKKGFPESYDGTALLCFLSDIKAGKRNVRAPVYSHISYDIMPGESVTVDRPDILIVEGLNVLLPNRPNKDGMAIPFVSDFFDFSIYLHADEDDLERWYVARFMRLRETAFRDPRSYFKKYADIDDSAAEAAARDIWRRINLANLRENLFPTRARANLILTKGPSHHIETVELRKL
- a CDS encoding phosphoribosyl-ATP diphosphatase, which gives rise to MKRFTLEDLAAVIADRAKATAESSYTKSLLEGGPPRAAKKLGEEAVEVVIAALGTDRAALTAETADLLYHLLVVLHLRDISLQDVLDELGRRTSRSGHEEKASRAH
- a CDS encoding DUF475 domain-containing protein, giving the protein MRYFRGSLLFTILCLFLAGWLGWSLTGTISGVLSTLWIALVLGVLEISLSFDNAIVNATVLRGLDPVWRRRFLIWGILIAVVGMRILFPLMIVAIAAHIGPLDALFLAILEPRHYEQIITDVHITISGFGGAFLAMVSLKFFFDSSKRVHWIGLFEKRLARLGDLDAITHTIVLLALYAVSRLLAPEDAAELIVAGIFGLVTFVGVEVIGNVLGGPGGRTGEVARVGLSGFLYLEVLDASFSFDGVVGAFALTNNLFVIALGLGIGAMFVRSMTVMLVDRGTLSEYRYLEHGAFYAILALAGVMLLSARYDIPEVVTGLISACLIGLSLLGSILYNRKRSAIEPPPTQ
- the arfB gene encoding alternative ribosome rescue aminoacyl-tRNA hydrolase ArfB; translated protein: MPRLFINPRLSIDEAELLFSFARASGPGGQNVNKVESAVQLRFDVYNSPSLDETVKERLSLLSGSRITKDGILVIFAQNFRSQELNRQDAQTRLLDLIGAAGKKPKPRIKTRPSLSAKRQRVDSKVRRGETKRLRSGPID
- the hisH gene encoding imidazole glycerol phosphate synthase subunit HisH, with the translated sequence MNEAKTAASRLGVAIVDYGSGNLHSAHKAFERAASETGYAGTIAVTHDPEAVALADRIVLPGVGAFADCRRGLNAVPGMIEAMEHAVRREGKPFLGICVGMQLLATRGLEHETTAGLDWIKGEVAALEPTDKSLKIPHMGWNTLTALRPHPLLAGIPLGAEGLHAYFVHSYAFRPQREADLIATTDYGGPVTAMIGEANIAGTQFHPEKSQTLGLALISNFLKWHP
- the hisF gene encoding imidazole glycerol phosphate synthase subunit HisF, whose amino-acid sequence is MLKARVIPCLDVKDGRVVKGVNFVDLRDAGDPVQCAIAYDAAGADELCFLDITASHEDRGILLDVVERTAAACFMPLTVGGGVRTEDDIRKLLLAGADKVSIMSAAVTDRDFVRRAAEKFGSQCVVVAIDAKEVRPGAWEIFTHGGRKPTGIDAITYARDVAERGAGEILLTSMDRDGTKAGFDLALTRAVSSAVSIPVIASGGVGTLDHLVEGIAQGGAQAVLAASIFHFGTFTIAEAKHYMAQHGLPMRLDTGAAMPPGPFPAPSPPVSPAATG
- the hisA gene encoding 1-(5-phosphoribosyl)-5-[(5-phosphoribosylamino)methylideneamino]imidazole-4-carboxamide isomerase — encoded protein: MAPMILYPAIDLKEGHCVRLLQGDMQKATIFNDDPAAQAAAFEAQGFTALHVVDLDGAFAGKPMNAAAVDAILARVKMSVQLGGGIRDEATIEAWLGKGIARVIIGTAAVRDPDLVRRAAARFPGKIAVGIDAKDGFVAVEGWAKTAQLSAVELGKKFEDAGVAALIYTDIARDGGLTGLNIDATLALAKAVHIPVIASGGLASLADIERLTAPDCAILAGAISGRALYDGRIDPAKALALLRKD
- a CDS encoding TonB-dependent receptor; protein product: MKRDEFEIFEGSAANTPATELYIKAKARPPLKNAVVGLASLMLGGGAATAQESTNLALEQIEVEAGNASNNGSAYNPRSTGLDRLPEPILDTAQSINVIPQQLLRDQQTTTMVEALRNVPGISINSAEGGTQGDNINIRGFSARNDIYRDGIREPAWYSRDSFSVENIDVYKGPSSFIFGRGSTGGVINVVSKLPVFTNFTDFSLSGNTAPGVRSTIDVNRTFGDIAARIIILGTDWDTAGRNFIGTKRVGAAPSIAFRFTEQTKLTLSYIYQHDDNVPDYGIPIVPGSIFGTSYGKPAPVSRGTYYGQQTPGFNDTEKVDAHIVTAKLEHEFNKDWMLTNGTRFSNVDRFLRARAPQWVASTSAIYAQPVGGTALTSLAGVPIGSLYSIDNNHFQNHTINSMISNLTNVVGHEETWGLKHTIQMGLDLSKEDRYNARQATNNTTAATTNQRINLLYPDPYPFGNNFGPNTTLTRTEARDIGMYVSDQVKFNDYFELKGGFRYDFYKAWQFTANSSRADGSLSQNGTTPFNLSSTNNFASWNGSALFHPAPNATLYYSFGTSVNPLAEYTTITNGGQNLGATTNESHEVGAKIDLFDSRLSLTGAAFMITQNNAVETIDATTSPPTVALVGKTRVKGIEVGATGEVTPGWNVFAGYTYLDGRLLQSQQYANFVGNVVQNVPRNQASFSTTYQVTPDWKIGTSVYFVDSRWTNVQHAGWVPSYWRWDLMTSYQVTENFSLQANLFNVLNTTNYESIAGAGFAVPGVGRSLQLTARLHW